A window from Sphingobacterium hotanense encodes these proteins:
- a CDS encoding PAS domain-containing protein produces MKTPILTDIYRNWEEIGRFKSREELQLDLELYKKLLDIVRVGDSDHFLFDPFLRKIVMTSVMFGNVVVLRPEELDVDYLMNNIHPECLPVLGDFEATVAEFKKSLPNDKLTKYKSRYNYRFRTKRGEYVHILQQSNTVLADEDGAVLRNLVIHTDILEIAPFQRMKLSFIDLEGEHRS; encoded by the coding sequence GTGAAAACCCCAATCTTAACAGACATTTATAGGAATTGGGAGGAAATAGGAAGATTTAAGAGTCGTGAAGAACTACAATTGGACCTTGAGTTGTATAAAAAGCTCTTGGATATCGTGCGGGTTGGAGATTCGGACCACTTTCTGTTCGACCCGTTTCTCCGCAAAATAGTGATGACCTCCGTTATGTTCGGAAACGTAGTTGTTCTACGTCCCGAAGAGTTGGATGTTGACTATCTGATGAATAACATTCATCCGGAGTGCCTTCCTGTGCTTGGAGATTTCGAAGCAACGGTGGCTGAATTTAAGAAGAGCTTGCCTAACGATAAGTTAACAAAATATAAATCGAGGTACAATTACCGTTTTCGAACAAAACGAGGAGAATATGTGCATATACTGCAACAGTCGAACACGGTGCTGGCCGATGAAGATGGTGCTGTTCTCAGAAATCTGGTGATCCATACCGATATTTTAGAAATTGCTCCCTTCCAGCGCATGAAACTCTCTTTTATCGACTTAGAGGGGGAGCATCGTTCGTAG